The segment AGCAGGTACGCATGGTGTTCTTCTCCGGAGTCGGTACGGGCCGCGCCACGGGCGGGCCCTCAGGGGTTCGATGGGGAAAGCGCTGGCAGGCGATGAGCCCTCAGGGTTGAGCGCGTGCTGAGAACGCTCAACCCGGCAGATTTCGCGGATTCTCCGCGCTCACCGTGACGGGCACGGCGGCCGGTGCCACCACCCCCATCGAGATGATGTACTTCAGGGCCTCGTCCACGCTCATGGCCAGCGGACGCACGCTCTCGCGCGGCATCATCAGAAAGAAACCCGAGGTGGGGTTGGGCGTGGTGGGCACGTACAGGCTCACATGCTCGCCCGGCAGGGCCTCGGCCACCTCGCCGCCAGGGCGGCCGGTGACGAAGGCGATGGTCCAGGAACCCTCGCGCGGGTACTGCACCAGCACCGCCTCGCGAAAGGCATTGCCGCTGCTGGAGAACAGGGTGTCGGAGACCTGCTTGACCGAGCTGTAGATGCTCTTGACGATGGGAATGTTGGAGAGCAGCCGGTCCCATTGGCGCAACCACCACTGGCCGAACATATTGGCCACGAACACGCCCGTCAGCAGCAGGGCGCCGACCAGGATCACCACCCCCAGGCCCGGCACATGGCGCAGGCCCTCGAGGCTGTCGTGCAGGGACAGCGGCAGCACGGCCTGCAAGGCGCTGAGCAGCGCCTCGAACACGCCGGTGATCAGGCCCAGCACCCACAGCAGCACCCAGATGGTGATCGCCAGAGGCAGCCAGACCAGCAGGCCGGTGATGATGTATTTCTTCACACGCGCTCAGTGGCAGGCGCAGGAGCCGCCGCAGGGGGTGGAGGAGGCGCTGGCACTCTCGCCACCACTGCCCGAAGACGAGCTCTCGCCGCCGCCGCTGCTGCTTTCGCCGGCCGCAGCCGGCGCAGAGGCCGCCGCAGCCGCCGTGCCGCTGGCGGCGGCACTGGTGCCACCGCTGCCGCCACGGAAGTCGGTCACATACCAGCCCGAGCCCTTGAGCTGGAAGCCGGCGGCGGTGACCTGCTTGCTGAAGGTGTCGGCGCCGCAGGCGGGGCAGGTGCTCAGCGGGGCGTCGGAGAGCTTTTGCAGCACGTCCTTGGCATGGCCGCAGGTGCCGCAGCGATAGGCGTAAATCGGCATGGTCTTCTAACTAAACCGTTGAATATAAAGGCGAAATTATAAGGCGAGCGCCCGCACCCGCCGAGGTGTGCCGCTCAGGCCTCGCCGACTCAGGCCGAAGCCTCGTCGCTCAGGCCCTCGACATGGCGCTTGTGCACATGGCGATTCTTCAGCCACTGCGGGGCCAGGGAGCCCGTCAGCATGCCCAGCATGGCGGCCAGCAGGCCGGCCAGCTGGCCCGGGAAGCTCTCGCCCAGATTGCTCACCTGGGGCATGAAGAAGATCCACACGGCGATGCCCGCGGCCAGCGAGAAGATGGCGCCCTGGGTGGTGGCGCGCTTCCAGTACAGGCCGAAGACCAGGGGCACGAAGGCGCCCACCAGGGTGACCTGGTAGGCCGAGGACACCAACTCATAGATCGAAGTGCCCTTCATCGCGATCGCGTAGGCCAGCACCAGCAGGGCGAAGATCACGATGGTCCAGCGCATGGCCAGCAGCTGCTCGCGGTCCTTCATCTGCGGGCGCAGATTCTTCAGGATGTTCTCGACAAAACTGGTCGAGGGCGCCAGCAGGGTGGCCGAGGAGGTGCTCTTGATGGCCGAAAGCAGCGCGCCGAAGAAGAGGATCTGCATCACCAGGGGCATATGGGTGAGCACATAGGTGGGCAGCAGCTTCTGGTAGTCGTCGCGCGCCACGTCCAGGGCCTGCTGGCCCATCACCACCACGGCGCTGGACACGATGAACATAGGCACGAAGGCGAACAGGATGTAGCTGACGCCGCCGATCACGGCGCCCTTGCGCGCCGTCTCGGCGTCCTTGGCCGACATCACGCGCTGGAACACGTCCTGCTGCGGGATGCTGCCCAGCATCATGGTGATGGCCGCGCCCACGAACATCGCGATGTCGGTGAAGGTGGGCTCGGGCATCAGGCGGAACAGGACATTGGCGCGGGCCATGTCCAGCACCTTGTCGGCGCCGCCGGCCAGGTCGGCCGAGAAGATGGCGATGATGGACAGGCCCACGACCAGCACGATCATCTGGATGAAGTCGGTCCAGGCCACGGCCAGGAAGCCGCCCACCACCACATAGATCAGCACGGCCAGCAGACCCACGATCATGCCGGCCGTCTCGGACATGGCGCCATTGGTCAGCACCGAGAACACCAGGCCCAGGGCCGTGATCTGGGCGGCCACCCAGCCCAGATAGCTGAGGATGATGGCGCTGGAGCAGAAGACCTCCACACCCTTGCCATAGCGCTCGCGGAAGAAGTCGCCGATGGTCAGCAGATTGAGCTTGTAGAGCTTGGCGGCGAAGAAGGTGCCCACCAGCACCAGGCACATGCCGGCGCCGAAAGGGTCCTCGATGATGGCGTTGAGGCCGCCCTGCACGAACTTGGCCGGAATGCCCATCACCGTCTCCGCGCCGAACCAGGTGGCGAAGGTGGTGGTGATCACCATGATCAGGGGCAGGCTGCGGCCGGCGATCGCGAAGTCGGTCGTGTTCTTGATGCGGCTGCCGGCCCAGACGCCCAGGGCCAGGGTCCCCAGCAGGTAGAGGACAACGAAGACGATCAGGGTGATGTTCATGACCGGAGCCCGGGCTGGGGCGGAACAAGATGTGGACGAGGGATCCCGCCGGGGCGGGGCGAAATGCGGGGCGCATTATCCCCAAATGTAGGGAGTTCGCCGCGGCAGCGCCCTCTAGATGCAAGAAGCAGGCCGCCGCTCACGGCGCGGGGCCTGGCGCGCCGGCCGCGGCATGCGGCGCCACCCGGGGCAGCATCAGCTCGAAGCGGGTGCCCTGCCCCGCCACGCTGCTCACCGAGATCTGGCCGCCCAGCAGGGAGCTGACGATGGTGTAGCAGATGTGCAGGCCCAGGCCGCTGCCGCCGGTGCCCATCTTGGTGGTGAAGAAGGGGTCGAAGATGCGCGGCAGCAGCTCGGCCGGGATGCCGCGCCCGTCGTCGCTGAAGACCAGGCGCACCCAGTCGCTGCCCAGGGCCTCGGCCTGCAGGCGCATCTGCCCGCCGCTGCGGCCCTCGAAGCCGTGCAGCACGGCATTGAGCACCAGATTGCTCAGCACCTGCTCCAGCGGGCCGGGGAAGCTGTCGAACTGCAGGCCGGGCGGAACGTCCAGCGCCAGCTGGTGCTCCTCGCGGCGCAGGCGGTTGTCCAGGGTCAGGGCCACCTCCTGGCAGACCTTGGCCAGGTCGAAGCTGCGACGCCGGTCCGAGGTCTGGTCCACCGCCAGCTGCTTGAAGCTGGCCACCAGCTGGGCCGCCCGGCCCAGGCTGCGCACCAGCAGGCTGCTGGATTCCTCGGCCGTGGCGCAGAAGCGCTCCAGTTCGGAGCGCCTGAGTCCGCCGCCCCGGGCCTGCTCGGCAAAGCGGCGGCTGCCCTCCTGCAGGGTGCTGGCCACCAGCAGGCTGTTGCCAATGGGCGTGTTCAGCTCATGCGCCACGCCCGCCACCAGGGCGCCCAGGGAGGCCAGCTTCTCACGCTCCACCAGCTGGGTCTGGGCCAGCTGCAGGCGGCGGTAGGCCTCGGCATTGTCCAGGGCCACCGCCGCATAGGCGCCCAGGGTGGCCAGGATGTCCAGATCGCTCTCCAGATAGGCATCCGTGCGCTCGCTGAGCACGCTGATCACGCCGATCACCTGCTCCTTGATGCGCATGGGCACATACAGGCCGGAGCGCGCGGGCGTGGGCTCGCTGCCGTCCAGCAGGCTGATGCGCTCATGGCCCATGCGCTCGCGCATGCGGGAGTCCGGCAGCCGGGCGTCGGCCTGCAGCTCGCGGATCAGCAAAGGTTGGCCCGTGAGCGCGCAGCGCGCGGCCGGCTGCTCGGGCGCATCCAGGCTGCGCAGATAAGGCCGGAAGCGCTTGCCGGCCTGGGCCGCAAAGTCGAAGGCAATCACGCGCTGGTCCCAGCGCAGCTGGCCCACGCCGAAGACATGGGCCGGCATCAGGGCCTGCACATGGCGATAAAGCGTGGCCTGGATGGCCTCGGGGTCCAGGGAGGCGGTGATCTCGCGGCCGATCTCGCTGAGCGTGGCGATCTGCTGGCGGCCGCGCTCGGCGGCCCGCTTCTCCACCTCCAGCTGCTGGCGCTGGGCCAGCACCTCGGCGGTGCGCTGCTGCACCTCCCGCTCCAGACGGCGGCGCCCCCGCTCCAGCCCGCGCAGGCGCAGACGCCAGGCGGCCGAAACCGCGAGCAGCAAGGCCAGCAGCATCAGGGCGCGGAACCAGACGCTGCGCCACCAGGGCGGCACCACCTCCAGCTCCAACAGCAGCCGGGGCTCGCCCCAGGCGCCGTCGGGGCTGGCAGCGCGGGCCATCAGGCGGTAGCGGCCCGGGTCCAGATTGGTATACGTGGCCAGGCCTTCGCCCGGCGGGCCCTGGATCCAGTCCGGATCAAAGCCCTCCAGCTGCCAGGCATAGCGGTTGAGGGCGCGGCCATAAAAGTGCAGGGCCGCCAGCTCGAAGCTCACCATGGTCTCCTGAGGGCCCAGGCGCAGCTGGCGCACCTGAGCCAGGGGGCCGCTCAGGCCCAGATCCTCCAGGGTGGAGGCCGCGCCGCTGGGGCGCTCCGGCGCCAAGGTGCCATCCTGGGGCTCCAGCACCGAGCGGTTGAAGATGCGCAGGTCCGAGAGTTGCACGGCCGGCGCCACCGGGTTGTCGCGCAGGGTCTCGGGGTGGAAGTACAGCAGACCCTGGCCGCCGAAGAAGAGGCCGCCGTCGGCCCCGCGCGCCGTGGCGCCGAAGCTGAAGCCGCCGTCCAGACGGCCGCCGCGCGTGGGGTAGTGGCGCAGCTGGCGACGCTCGGGGTCCAGCCGGCTCAGGCCGCGCGCACCCACCAGCCAGAGTGCACCGTCCTGGCTGTGCTGCAGGCCGTGGATCCAGCCCGGCTGCATGCCCGGCAACTCGCGCCAGGACTGCAGGCGCCAGCCGCCCGGCGCCCCCGGCTGGGCCTGCAGCTGGTAGAGGCCCAGATGGCTGCCCAGCCAGAGCCGGCCCCCGGCATCCTGGTGCAGGGCGTAGGCCAGCAGCTCCTCACCACCGCTCTTGCCGGCGCGAGTCTCCACCGGCACCGGCGGCAGCAGGCGCTGGCTCACCTCGTCCCACAGCTGCAAGCCGCCCTTGCTCCCCACCCAGAGGCGGCCCTCGCGGTCTTCCAGCAGGCAGTCCACCGTGTCGTGGGCCAGGCCCGTCTCGGCCCCGGCGCGCAGCAGCTGGTGACTGCCATCGGGCATCAGGCGATGCAGGCCACCAGCGCTGGCGGCCCAGAGCCGGCCCCGGCGGTCCAGCACCAGGGCGGCGATGGAGCGGCCGGCGGGCGACGGGGTCCCGAGCTCGATGCGCTGGCTGCGGCGCCCGGGCGTCTCCAGCAGCCACAGCCCACCCTCTCCGCCCACCCAGAGCCCCCGCCCCGGCTGCGGCAGCAGGGCCTTGATGTGGCTGATGGGCAGCTGCTCCAGGGGGATGCGCTCCACATCGCCGCTGGCCAGTTGCAGGCGGTTGAGCCCGCCGCCATAGGTGCCCACCCAGACATGCCAGGCATCATCCGGCGCCACCGCCTGCACCACCGGGTGAGACAGGCTGCGCGGCTCGCCATAGACCGAGAGGTAGCTGCGCATGCCGCCGCCGCCCAGATCCACCAGGGACAGGCCGCCCGACCAGCTGCCCACCCAGAGCACGCCGCTGCGGTCCTGGTAGATGGAGGCCACGTCATTGCCCCCCAGGCTGCGCGGCAGGGCCGGATGGTGGGCAAACTGCTCGGCCACGGCGCCGCCCTCGCGCCAGCGCCACAGGCCCTGGGTGCCGCTGCCTATCCAGACCGAACCCTCGGCATCGCGCTGCAGCGCATAGATGGTGCCGGTGGGCAGACCCAGGCGCTCGGGGAGATCGCTGTGGCTGCCGTCGCTGGGGTCCAGCACCTGCACGCCGCGATCGGTGCCCACCCAGATGCGGCCACGGCCGTCCAGCCGCAGGGCGCGCACGCCCAGCAGGGCTCCGTTCGGCCCAGCATCCCCGCGGCGCAGGGTCAGACGTTGCCGGAGCTGCTCCCGGCCATCCAGGCGCAAGAGTTCGCTGCCGCGCACCAGCCAGAGCCCATCCTGGCCATCGCCGGTCATGGCCAGCAGCCGCGCAGCACCGGCGGGTGCATCGGGCAGGCTGACGGTCGTGAAGCGCTGCGCCTTGGGCTCGAAGCGCAGCAGGGCCTGGGGCGTCAGCACCCAGAGGGCCCCACCGGGCGCAGGCAGCAGCCCGTCCACCTTGGCCTGGGGCGCACCCGGCGCCGCAGGGAGCAGGTGGCGGCGCAGGGTCTCGCGGCCCAGGTCCATCTCGTGCAAACCGGCCCCCGTGCCCACCCAGAGCCGGCCCGCGGGTGACTCCAGCAGGGCGAAGACATGGGGGTGGCCCAGGCTATCGGCGCGGGCTGGGTCGGTGCCGAAATGACGGGCGCGGCGGCCGTCGAAGCGGAACAGGCCGTCCGTGGTGCCCAGCCACATCTGACCCTGCTGGTCCTGCAGGGCCGTCATCACCGATTCCTCGTTGAGCGTGGACTCGTTGCGCAGGTGCTCGAAGCGCAGCAGCTGCAGGGACGATGCCTGTGCCGGAAGGAGCCCGCCCGGCAACAGGCCCTGCAGCAGCAGGAACAGACCGAGGACCAGGGCGACGCGCATGCCGCCAGCCTAGGGGAAAGCGGAGGCGCGCAAAAGCAGGGAAAGCTCCCTGCCGCCCCCTCAGCTCAGGATACCGAAGCGCACCAGCAGCTGGGCCAGCACCAGGCCGGCGGTGAAGCCTATGCCCACAAAGAGCACGGCGCGCAGCAGTCGGTTGGTGCCGCGCTGCTCGTGCAGCAGGGCCAGCAGCAGATCGCGCTCATGCCCCTCGGCGCGGCGGCGCAGGCTGTCGTGCAGCAGGCGCGGCAGCTCGGGGAAGATCTGGGCAAAGCGCGGCGCTTCCTTCTTGATCTGACCCACGAAGGCGCGCCAGCCCACCTGCTCGTCCATCCAGCGCTCGAGGAAGGGCTTGGCCGTGGCCCAGAGATCCAGATCCGGATCCAGCTGGCGGCCCAGGCCTTCGATATTGAGCAGGGTCTTCTGCAGCAGCACCAGCTGGGGCTGGACCTCCACATTGAAGCGGCGCGAGATCTGGAACAGGCGCATCAAGACCTGACCCAAGGAGATGTCCTTGAGCGGGCGGTCGAAATGCGGCTCGCAGACGGTGCGCACCGCGCTTTCCAGCTCGTCCACCCGGGTCTCGGCCGGCACCCAGCCCGACTCGATGTGCAGCTCGGCCACGCGCTTGTAGTCGCGGCGGAAGAAGGCGATGAAGTTCTGCGCCAGGTATTCCTTGTCGGTCTCGGTGAGCGTGCCGATGATGCCGAAGTCCAGGGCCACATAGCGGCCGAAGGTGGCCGGGGCCAGGCTGACCTGGATATTGCCCTGGTGCATGTCGGCATGGAAGAAGCCGTCACGGAAGACCTGGGTGAAGAAGATGGTCACGCCGTCGCGGGCCAGCTTCTTGATGTCCACGCCCGCATCGCGCAGACGCTGCAGCTGGGAGATGGGCACGCCGGACATGCGCTCCATCACGATCACCTCGCTGCTGCACAGGTCCCAGTGCATCTCGGGCACCAGCACCAGATCCAGGCCCTGCATATTGCGGCGCAGCTGGGCGGCGTTGGCGGCCTCGCGCACCAGATCCAGCTCGTCGTGCAGGTATTTGTCGAACTCGGCCACCACCTCGCGGGCCTTGAGGCGCCGGCCGTCGGCCGAGAAGCGCTCCACCCAGCCGGCCAGGGTGCGCAGCAGGGCCAGATCGTCGTCGATCACGTCCAGCATGCCCGGGCGCAGCACCTTGACCGCCACCTCTCGGCCATCGGGCAGCACGGCGAAATGCACCTGGGCGATGGAGGCGCTAGCCACCGGTTCAGCCTCGAAGCTGGCAAACAGCTGCTCGATGGGGCGGCCGAAGGCCTTTTCCACCAGGGCGCGCGACTGCGCTGCCGGGAAGGGGGGCACCCGATCCTGCAGGCGCGCCAGCTCTTCGATGATGTCTTCCGGCACCAGGTCGCGCCGGGTGGACAGCACCTGGCCGAACTTCAC is part of the Shinella sp. XGS7 genome and harbors:
- a CDS encoding two-component regulator propeller domain-containing protein, which gives rise to MRVALVLGLFLLLQGLLPGGLLPAQASSLQLLRFEHLRNESTLNEESVMTALQDQQGQMWLGTTDGLFRFDGRRARHFGTDPARADSLGHPHVFALLESPAGRLWVGTGAGLHEMDLGRETLRRHLLPAAPGAPQAKVDGLLPAPGGALWVLTPQALLRFEPKAQRFTTVSLPDAPAGAARLLAMTGDGQDGLWLVRGSELLRLDGREQLRQRLTLRRGDAGPNGALLGVRALRLDGRGRIWVGTDRGVQVLDPSDGSHSDLPERLGLPTGTIYALQRDAEGSVWIGSGTQGLWRWREGGAVAEQFAHHPALPRSLGGNDVASIYQDRSGVLWVGSWSGGLSLVDLGGGGMRSYLSVYGEPRSLSHPVVQAVAPDDAWHVWVGTYGGGLNRLQLASGDVERIPLEQLPISHIKALLPQPGRGLWVGGEGGLWLLETPGRRSQRIELGTPSPAGRSIAALVLDRRGRLWAASAGGLHRLMPDGSHQLLRAGAETGLAHDTVDCLLEDREGRLWVGSKGGLQLWDEVSQRLLPPVPVETRAGKSGGEELLAYALHQDAGGRLWLGSHLGLYQLQAQPGAPGGWRLQSWRELPGMQPGWIHGLQHSQDGALWLVGARGLSRLDPERRQLRHYPTRGGRLDGGFSFGATARGADGGLFFGGQGLLYFHPETLRDNPVAPAVQLSDLRIFNRSVLEPQDGTLAPERPSGAASTLEDLGLSGPLAQVRQLRLGPQETMVSFELAALHFYGRALNRYAWQLEGFDPDWIQGPPGEGLATYTNLDPGRYRLMARAASPDGAWGEPRLLLELEVVPPWWRSVWFRALMLLALLLAVSAAWRLRLRGLERGRRRLEREVQQRTAEVLAQRQQLEVEKRAAERGRQQIATLSEIGREITASLDPEAIQATLYRHVQALMPAHVFGVGQLRWDQRVIAFDFAAQAGKRFRPYLRSLDAPEQPAARCALTGQPLLIRELQADARLPDSRMRERMGHERISLLDGSEPTPARSGLYVPMRIKEQVIGVISVLSERTDAYLESDLDILATLGAYAAVALDNAEAYRRLQLAQTQLVEREKLASLGALVAGVAHELNTPIGNSLLVASTLQEGSRRFAEQARGGGLRRSELERFCATAEESSSLLVRSLGRAAQLVASFKQLAVDQTSDRRRSFDLAKVCQEVALTLDNRLRREEHQLALDVPPGLQFDSFPGPLEQVLSNLVLNAVLHGFEGRSGGQMRLQAEALGSDWVRLVFSDDGRGIPAELLPRIFDPFFTTKMGTGGSGLGLHICYTIVSSLLGGQISVSSVAGQGTRFELMLPRVAPHAAAGAPGPAP
- a CDS encoding FmdB family zinc ribbon protein; amino-acid sequence: MPIYAYRCGTCGHAKDVLQKLSDAPLSTCPACGADTFSKQVTAAGFQLKGSGWYVTDFRGGSGGTSAAASGTAAAAASAPAAAGESSSGGGESSSSGSGGESASASSTPCGGSCACH
- a CDS encoding DUF502 domain-containing protein; translated protein: MKKYIITGLLVWLPLAITIWVLLWVLGLITGVFEALLSALQAVLPLSLHDSLEGLRHVPGLGVVILVGALLLTGVFVANMFGQWWLRQWDRLLSNIPIVKSIYSSVKQVSDTLFSSSGNAFREAVLVQYPREGSWTIAFVTGRPGGEVAEALPGEHVSLYVPTTPNPTSGFFLMMPRESVRPLAMSVDEALKYIISMGVVAPAAVPVTVSAENPRNLPG
- a CDS encoding sodium:solute symporter family protein, which produces MNITLIVFVVLYLLGTLALGVWAGSRIKNTTDFAIAGRSLPLIMVITTTFATWFGAETVMGIPAKFVQGGLNAIIEDPFGAGMCLVLVGTFFAAKLYKLNLLTIGDFFRERYGKGVEVFCSSAIILSYLGWVAAQITALGLVFSVLTNGAMSETAGMIVGLLAVLIYVVVGGFLAVAWTDFIQMIVLVVGLSIIAIFSADLAGGADKVLDMARANVLFRLMPEPTFTDIAMFVGAAITMMLGSIPQQDVFQRVMSAKDAETARKGAVIGGVSYILFAFVPMFIVSSAVVVMGQQALDVARDDYQKLLPTYVLTHMPLVMQILFFGALLSAIKSTSSATLLAPSTSFVENILKNLRPQMKDREQLLAMRWTIVIFALLVLAYAIAMKGTSIYELVSSAYQVTLVGAFVPLVFGLYWKRATTQGAIFSLAAGIAVWIFFMPQVSNLGESFPGQLAGLLAAMLGMLTGSLAPQWLKNRHVHKRHVEGLSDEASA
- the ubiB gene encoding ubiquinone biosynthesis regulatory protein kinase UbiB, whose amino-acid sequence is MRYLARLLVILWTFARYGLDDLALSGFRQRRVRLLRRLVSAGRSWEQPRGARLRLALEHLGPIFVKFGQVLSTRRDLVPEDIIEELARLQDRVPPFPAAQSRALVEKAFGRPIEQLFASFEAEPVASASIAQVHFAVLPDGREVAVKVLRPGMLDVIDDDLALLRTLAGWVERFSADGRRLKAREVVAEFDKYLHDELDLVREAANAAQLRRNMQGLDLVLVPEMHWDLCSSEVIVMERMSGVPISQLQRLRDAGVDIKKLARDGVTIFFTQVFRDGFFHADMHQGNIQVSLAPATFGRYVALDFGIIGTLTETDKEYLAQNFIAFFRRDYKRVAELHIESGWVPAETRVDELESAVRTVCEPHFDRPLKDISLGQVLMRLFQISRRFNVEVQPQLVLLQKTLLNIEGLGRQLDPDLDLWATAKPFLERWMDEQVGWRAFVGQIKKEAPRFAQIFPELPRLLHDSLRRRAEGHERDLLLALLHEQRGTNRLLRAVLFVGIGFTAGLVLAQLLVRFGILS